A window of Chloracidobacterium sp. N contains these coding sequences:
- a CDS encoding HAD-IIIA family hydrolase has protein sequence MTDVAHRAIFFDRDGTLNEEVGYINHVSRLRLLPAAAAAVRAVNAAGWRAIVVTNQAGAARGYFPGWMIEAVHARLREELAAAGARLDAIYVCPHHPTVGEPPYRLDCECRKPKPGLLLQAARDFGLELTQCVVVGDRYSDVQLAHRVGAQGVLVLTGYGRGEYEYQREQWSGWPDYVAEDVLDAVTWVLERQGAPSVAPPKAGS, from the coding sequence ATGACGGACGTTGCCCACCGCGCCATCTTTTTTGACCGGGACGGCACGCTCAACGAGGAAGTCGGCTACATCAACCACGTGTCCCGTCTGCGCCTGCTGCCGGCGGCAGCGGCGGCCGTCCGGGCCGTCAATGCTGCCGGGTGGCGGGCCATTGTGGTGACAAACCAGGCCGGGGCAGCGCGGGGCTATTTTCCGGGCTGGATGATTGAGGCCGTCCATGCCCGGTTGCGGGAAGAACTCGCCGCCGCTGGGGCGCGGCTCGATGCGATTTACGTCTGCCCGCACCATCCAACCGTCGGCGAGCCGCCCTACCGGCTGGATTGTGAGTGTCGCAAGCCCAAGCCCGGTTTGCTGCTTCAGGCGGCGCGTGACTTTGGGCTGGAACTTACGCAGTGTGTCGTTGTTGGCGACCGCTACAGTGACGTGCAGTTGGCGCACCGGGTGGGCGCGCAGGGCGTGCTGGTGCTTACGGGTTACGGGCGGGGCGAGTATGAGTATCAACGGGAGCAGTGGTCCGGTTGGCCGGACTACGTTGCCGAAGATGTTCTGGACGCCGTGACCTGGGTTCTGGAGAGGCAGGGCGCCCCGTCCGTCGCCCCACCGAAGGCCGGCTCATGA